Proteins encoded within one genomic window of Lagenorhynchus albirostris chromosome 9, mLagAlb1.1, whole genome shotgun sequence:
- the SPDYC gene encoding speedy protein C, with protein MSDAQDPATIPAVGTQVKLRGWSRQGEGGESFHFRRHEELQAFLSLLEHSFLQDFLSKDPCFQISDKYLLAMVLVYFRRANLQLSEYTHSNLFLALYLANDMEEDLEDPKSVIFLWALGQDWHHRVSDFLCQRDKLWARMGFRAVVRRQSCEEVMAKEPTHWAWTRERHPHHGRAQRSYPKAHIPLPRGPGLSPPHCPLCGLPPCHSHRCHQPCPLPVISKCPSQNPERHRPPSQACLSVAGDSWSGAFLIVLPTQLQLEPGTYTLHIFSKLLPCPRR; from the exons aTGAGTGATGCCCAAGATCCTGCCACAATCCCTGCGGTTGGCACCCAGGTGAAGCTGAGGGGCTGGAGCCGTCAAGGGGAGGGGGGTGAGTCTTTCCATTTCCGCCGGCACGAGGAGCTCCAGGCCTTCCTCAGCCTTCTGG AGCACAGTTTCCTCCAGGATTTCCTCTCCAAAGATCCCTGTTTCCAGATTTCAGATAAG TATCTCCTGGCCATGGTGCTGGTCTACTTCCGGCGCGCCAACCTGCAGCTCAGCGAGTACACCCACAGCAATCTGTTCCTGGCACT GTACCTTGCAAATGACATGGAGGAAGACCTGGAGGACCCCAAAAGCGTGATTTTTCTGTGGGCCCTGGGCCAAGATTGGCATCATCGAGTGTCAGACTTCCTGTGTCAGAGGGACAAGCTGTGGGCACGGATGGGCTTCAGGGCCGTGGTGAGACGCCAGAGCTGCGAGGAG GTCATGGCCAAGGAGCCGACCCACTGGGCCTGGACTCGGGAGAGGCATCCCCACCACGGCAGGGCTCAGAGGAGCTACCCAAAGGCCCACATCCCCCTCCCCCGGGGCCCCGGCCTCTCGCCACCCCACTGTCCCCTGTGTGGCTTGCCCCCTTGCCACAGCCACCGCTGCCACCAGCCCTGCCCCTTGCCTGTCATATCCAAGTGCCCTTCCCAAAACCCTGAGCGACACCGCCCTCCCTCCCAAGCTTGTCTCTCAGTGGCTGGAGACTCCTGGAGTGGGGCCTTCCTCATTGTCCTGCCCACCCAGCTGCAACTGGAGCCAGGCACCTACACCCTCCACA TCTTCTCAAAGCTGCTGCCGTGCCCTCGGCGCTGA